A genomic segment from Luteolibacter ambystomatis encodes:
- a CDS encoding formylglycine-generating enzyme family protein, with protein sequence MPRLSHVLWTVVSISSLSASAAEDAPAPLHLTAPGLELIGVSGGTFRMGSDDKDPERFPSELKATVVTISQPFWLGKTEVTRSQWEAVMGPIAGPTFIGSPKDTKELAGDLPMADVTWGQAISFCDKLTQRERDAGRLKPGYVFSLPSEAQWEYACRAGSAGLVPASTTERDASIWYMKTAGPWTYSMGARLNPVGKKKANAWGFFDMLGNVREWVLDPAAPYSGGTATDPLPLKSVFPGKKQKEEIELRVMRGGCWIDGERGTRAAARDWADPAKYAAAPGKKPDGKPGSDFRGGTVGFRLALVPEKMRGAVEPLVRTLSAPPAAPANP encoded by the coding sequence ATGCCCCGTCTGTCTCATGTTCTGTGGACCGTCGTGTCCATTTCATCGCTCTCCGCTTCGGCGGCAGAGGACGCGCCTGCGCCGCTCCATCTCACCGCACCTGGTTTGGAATTGATCGGGGTCTCCGGTGGGACGTTCCGGATGGGATCGGATGACAAGGACCCGGAGCGTTTTCCGTCCGAGCTGAAGGCGACGGTGGTGACGATCAGCCAGCCATTCTGGCTTGGCAAAACGGAAGTGACCCGTTCCCAGTGGGAGGCGGTGATGGGGCCGATTGCGGGGCCGACGTTTATCGGCAGCCCGAAGGATACCAAGGAACTGGCTGGTGACCTGCCGATGGCGGATGTGACCTGGGGGCAGGCGATTTCCTTTTGCGACAAGCTCACGCAGCGCGAGCGCGACGCGGGTCGGCTGAAGCCGGGCTACGTCTTCAGCCTGCCATCCGAGGCCCAATGGGAATACGCGTGTCGCGCGGGGTCCGCGGGTCTGGTGCCTGCCAGTACCACCGAGCGGGATGCCTCGATCTGGTACATGAAGACCGCTGGTCCATGGACATACTCGATGGGCGCCCGCCTCAATCCGGTCGGAAAAAAGAAGGCGAATGCCTGGGGATTTTTCGACATGCTGGGCAATGTCCGTGAATGGGTGCTGGATCCGGCGGCACCGTATTCCGGCGGCACGGCAACCGATCCGCTGCCGTTGAAGAGCGTTTTTCCCGGCAAGAAGCAGAAGGAGGAAATCGAGCTGCGGGTGATGCGCGGCGGTTGCTGGATCGATGGCGAGCGGGGCACCCGTGCGGCGGCCCGCGATTGGGCCGATCCGGCGAAGTACGCCGCGGCTCCCGGGAAGAAGCCGGATGGCAAGCCGGGATCCGATTTCCGCGGCGGCACGGTTGGCTTCCGCCTTGCTCTGGTTCCCGAGAAGATGCGCGGTGCGGTCGAACCGTTGGTTCGCACGCTTTCCGCACCCCCTGCCGCTCCTGCCAACCCTTGA
- a CDS encoding RrF2 family transcriptional regulator — protein sequence MKISQKLEYACRALAQLARRNDGRTLTRLDELAQREAISANFLVQILNDLRRAGLIDSRRGKAGGYLLARPAKEITLRQMVVAVDPALLQFSVSNEGESGPGVRAAWERVSKALGESLDAVTLEALSQQAADQMFYI from the coding sequence ATGAAAATTTCCCAGAAGCTCGAATATGCCTGTCGTGCCCTCGCCCAACTGGCGCGTCGCAACGACGGACGGACGTTAACACGCCTCGACGAGCTCGCGCAACGGGAAGCGATTTCCGCCAACTTTCTGGTCCAGATCCTCAACGATCTGCGCCGTGCGGGCCTCATCGACAGCCGCCGGGGCAAAGCAGGAGGCTACCTGCTGGCCCGTCCCGCCAAGGAGATCACCCTGCGCCAGATGGTGGTGGCGGTGGACCCGGCCCTGCTCCAGTTCTCCGTCTCCAACGAAGGCGAATCCGGCCCGGGGGTGCGCGCGGCATGGGAACGCGTTTCGAAAGCTCTCGGCGAGTCGCTGGACGCGGTGACGCTGGAGGCCCTGTCCCAACAGGCCGCGGACCAGATGTTCTACATCTGA
- a CDS encoding ParB/RepB/Spo0J family partition protein yields MAKQALGKGLGALIKKQTGSGVPASTVSPDESKRVRDVPLDQVVPSPLQPRTTFIESPLDDLMESIRQHGIIQPLIVRPVDGKLELIAGERRWRASQKLGLATVPVIEREASDRDVLEMALIENLQREDLNPMEEAAGYVRLAREFTMKQEEIAARVGKSRASVANAMRLLDLHSDVQLLVAQARLSVGHAKAILSIKDRDAQLLASDQVIRRQLTVRATEKLAQTFQNDLATPAADGTKKPAAATPARETDAHIRAIENRLRDLFATHVAITHSPKKGRIELEYYGNDDLQRILELLGADEV; encoded by the coding sequence ATGGCGAAGCAGGCACTCGGAAAGGGACTAGGAGCCCTCATCAAGAAACAGACCGGAAGCGGAGTCCCCGCGTCCACCGTTTCTCCCGATGAATCGAAGCGCGTGCGTGACGTCCCACTCGACCAGGTCGTTCCTTCGCCTCTCCAGCCGCGCACCACTTTCATCGAGTCGCCTTTGGACGACCTGATGGAATCCATCCGCCAGCACGGCATCATCCAGCCGCTGATCGTCCGTCCGGTGGACGGCAAGCTGGAGCTCATCGCCGGTGAACGCCGCTGGCGCGCTTCGCAGAAACTCGGTCTGGCCACCGTGCCGGTCATCGAGCGTGAAGCCTCCGATCGCGATGTGTTGGAAATGGCTCTCATCGAGAACCTCCAGCGCGAGGATCTCAACCCGATGGAAGAAGCCGCCGGCTATGTGCGCCTCGCCCGCGAGTTCACGATGAAGCAGGAGGAGATCGCCGCCCGCGTCGGCAAATCCCGCGCCAGCGTCGCCAATGCGATGCGCCTGCTCGATCTCCATTCGGACGTGCAGTTGCTCGTCGCCCAGGCACGCCTCTCCGTCGGCCACGCCAAGGCCATCCTTTCGATCAAGGACCGCGATGCCCAGTTGCTCGCGTCCGATCAGGTGATCCGCCGCCAGCTCACCGTCCGCGCCACCGAGAAGCTGGCACAGACCTTCCAGAACGATCTGGCCACCCCAGCCGCAGACGGCACGAAGAAGCCTGCGGCCGCCACCCCGGCCCGCGAAACCGACGCCCACATCCGGGCGATCGAGAACCGGCTCCGCGATCTCTTCGCCACCCACGTGGCGATCACCCACAGCCCGAAGAAGGGCAGGATCGAGCTGGAATACTACGGCAACGACGATCTCCAGCGCATCCTCGAACTGCTCGGAGCGGACGAGGTATGA
- a CDS encoding VOC family protein has product MNPPISRIALYVRDMEKVAAFYERHFGFTRTDTGLTDKFLLTPPSGGCALVLLQASKGHKTGQSNVKLIFDVGDVAMFKADSAKSGLKFGAIHKGSGYEFANARDPAGNPIQISSGYRMDGKPSASPGA; this is encoded by the coding sequence ATGAACCCGCCCATCTCCCGGATCGCCCTCTATGTCCGGGACATGGAGAAAGTCGCCGCATTCTACGAGCGGCACTTCGGTTTCACCCGCACGGACACCGGTCTGACGGACAAGTTCCTCCTCACCCCGCCTTCCGGTGGCTGCGCTCTGGTGCTTCTCCAAGCGAGCAAAGGCCACAAGACCGGTCAATCGAACGTGAAGCTCATCTTCGATGTCGGAGATGTGGCCATGTTCAAAGCGGATAGCGCGAAGAGCGGCCTGAAATTCGGAGCCATCCACAAGGGGTCCGGCTACGAATTCGCGAACGCGCGCGATCCGGCAGGAAACCCGATCCAGATTTCCAGCGGCTATCGCATGGATGGCAAACCTAGCGCATCGCCCGGCGCCTGA
- a CDS encoding response regulator translates to MSSSPHIAVVDDHKDIRELLVRYLGSHGYRVSEADSAAAFRYLLERSSPDLVVLDIMMPGEDGLSLCRDLRANTQLPVIFLTAVSEDTDRIIGLEMGADDYLTKPFNPRELLARIKAVLRRSNSLPPQRDAPRSGNLRIGDKILDMERREITGPDEVAVPLSTAEFRLLAVFLDHPGIILNRDQLLDLTTGRAADVWDRSIDNQVSRLRRKIEPDPKNPTLIQTHWGGGYSFTGKVEKA, encoded by the coding sequence ATGAGTTCCTCGCCCCACATCGCCGTCGTGGATGACCACAAGGACATCCGCGAGCTGCTGGTCCGCTATCTCGGATCGCACGGCTACCGGGTGAGCGAGGCGGACAGCGCCGCGGCATTCCGCTATCTGCTGGAGCGCAGTTCACCGGACCTCGTGGTGCTGGACATCATGATGCCCGGCGAGGACGGCCTTTCGCTCTGCCGCGATCTGCGCGCGAATACCCAACTGCCGGTGATCTTTCTCACCGCCGTGAGCGAGGACACGGATCGCATCATCGGTCTGGAGATGGGCGCGGACGACTATCTGACGAAACCTTTCAACCCGCGCGAACTGCTGGCCCGCATCAAGGCGGTGCTGCGGCGTTCCAACAGCCTGCCGCCGCAACGCGATGCCCCGCGCTCCGGCAATCTCCGTATCGGCGACAAGATCCTCGATATGGAGCGCCGCGAAATCACCGGCCCGGATGAAGTCGCCGTGCCGCTCAGCACGGCGGAGTTCCGGCTGCTCGCCGTCTTCCTCGATCACCCCGGCATCATCCTCAACCGCGACCAACTGCTCGACCTCACCACCGGACGTGCGGCGGACGTGTGGGACCGCAGCATCGACAACCAGGTCAGCCGCCTGCGCCGCAAGATCGAGCCCGATCCGAAAAATCCGACGCTCATCCAGACACACTGGGGCGGCGGCTACAGTTTCACCGGAAAGGTGGAGAAGGCATGA
- a CDS encoding SET domain-containing protein — protein MAKKAAKNKQAQDAWLRKKLTELWNRGQSEYCEVRGSVIHGRGVYATQFIPKETKIIEYVGELVDKEESDKRAHAQHAKAIETGDAAVYIFTLSKRWDIDGNVPWNTARLINHSCNPNCEAWIEGRKIFIHSLREIKEGEELTFDYGFDVDCYEDHPCLCGSENCVGYIVSRDQWPELRQRLGGAEE, from the coding sequence ATGGCCAAAAAGGCGGCGAAGAACAAACAGGCGCAGGATGCGTGGTTGCGGAAGAAGCTCACGGAGCTTTGGAACCGCGGGCAGAGCGAATACTGCGAGGTGCGCGGCTCGGTGATTCACGGGCGCGGGGTTTATGCCACGCAATTCATCCCGAAGGAGACCAAGATCATCGAGTATGTCGGCGAGCTGGTGGACAAGGAGGAGAGCGACAAGCGGGCCCATGCCCAGCATGCCAAGGCGATCGAAACCGGCGATGCGGCGGTGTACATTTTCACGCTTTCCAAGCGCTGGGACATTGATGGCAACGTTCCTTGGAACACGGCCCGCCTGATCAACCATTCCTGCAATCCGAACTGTGAGGCGTGGATCGAAGGCCGGAAGATTTTCATCCACTCGCTCCGGGAGATCAAGGAAGGCGAGGAACTTACCTTCGACTACGGATTCGATGTCGATTGCTACGAGGATCACCCATGCCTCTGCGGCTCGGAAAACTGCGTGGGCTATATCGTCAGCCGCGACCAGTGGCCGGAACTGCGCCAGCGTCTTGGCGGCGCGGAAGAGTGA
- a CDS encoding MGMT family protein — MKEREPMAFEMAVYEVVRLIPRGKVSTYGAVARCAGKGGARAVGSALARNPFAPEVPCHRVVRSNGALGGFSGQTEGPEMDRKTRMLRAEGVEVVKGVVDMDRFGVEPG; from the coding sequence ATGAAGGAACGTGAACCCATGGCATTCGAGATGGCGGTCTATGAAGTCGTCCGCCTGATCCCGAGAGGGAAGGTGTCCACCTATGGCGCGGTCGCACGTTGTGCGGGAAAAGGGGGCGCGCGGGCGGTCGGGTCCGCGCTGGCGAGAAACCCGTTTGCCCCGGAAGTGCCTTGTCACCGCGTGGTGCGGTCAAATGGCGCCCTCGGAGGATTCAGCGGGCAGACGGAAGGTCCGGAGATGGACCGCAAGACGCGGATGCTGCGTGCCGAAGGCGTGGAAGTGGTGAAGGGCGTGGTCGATATGGACCGCTTCGGCGTTGAGCCGGGTTGA
- the leuB gene encoding 3-isopropylmalate dehydrogenase yields MSRSHRITVLAGDGIGPEVMIEALRVLDAVQAKFGFQVTRTEHLVGGAAIDATGHPLPPETVDASEKADAILFGSVGGPKWENLPPDIQPERGALLPLRKHFGLFANLRPGVCLPSLTHASPVKNELIKDGFDVLCVRELTGGVYFGKPKGRHEENGEPVALDTMIYRKSEIERIARVAFTAAMGRDKRLVSVDKANVLASSVLWREVVIEVAKDFPEVQLSHLYVDNAAMQLIRRPGEFDVLVTENLFGDILSDEMAMISGSLGMLPSASLGQRHENGLYFGMYEPSGGSAPDIAGRGIANPIAQILSLAMLLRFSLGETGAADAIDAAVAKAINDGYRTGDIATGAEGEIRVGTAAMGDAILAGL; encoded by the coding sequence ATGTCACGCAGCCACCGCATCACCGTGCTAGCCGGAGACGGCATCGGTCCCGAAGTCATGATCGAGGCGCTCCGCGTTCTCGACGCCGTGCAGGCGAAGTTCGGATTCCAAGTCACCCGCACCGAGCACCTCGTGGGTGGTGCGGCAATCGACGCCACCGGCCACCCGCTTCCGCCGGAAACCGTGGATGCCAGCGAAAAGGCGGACGCCATCCTCTTCGGCTCCGTGGGTGGCCCGAAGTGGGAGAACCTGCCGCCGGACATCCAGCCGGAACGCGGCGCGCTGCTGCCTCTGCGCAAGCACTTCGGCCTCTTCGCGAACCTCCGCCCGGGCGTGTGCCTGCCTTCCCTCACCCACGCCTCGCCGGTGAAGAACGAACTCATCAAGGATGGCTTCGACGTACTGTGCGTGCGCGAGCTGACCGGCGGCGTCTACTTCGGCAAGCCCAAGGGCCGCCATGAGGAAAACGGCGAACCGGTCGCGCTGGACACCATGATCTATCGCAAGAGCGAGATCGAGCGCATCGCCCGCGTGGCCTTCACCGCCGCCATGGGTCGCGACAAGCGCCTCGTCTCCGTGGACAAGGCCAACGTGCTCGCCTCCTCCGTGCTGTGGCGCGAGGTCGTCATCGAGGTCGCGAAGGATTTCCCGGAAGTACAGCTCTCGCACCTCTACGTGGACAATGCCGCGATGCAGCTCATCCGCCGCCCGGGCGAGTTCGACGTGCTCGTCACCGAGAATCTCTTCGGCGACATCCTCTCCGATGAGATGGCGATGATCTCCGGCTCACTGGGCATGCTGCCGTCCGCTTCGCTCGGCCAGCGCCACGAAAACGGCCTCTACTTCGGCATGTACGAGCCGTCCGGTGGCTCCGCTCCGGACATCGCCGGCCGGGGCATTGCCAACCCGATCGCACAGATCCTTTCGCTCGCGATGCTGCTGCGCTTCTCGCTCGGTGAAACCGGAGCCGCCGATGCGATCGACGCCGCCGTGGCGAAGGCCATCAACGATGGTTATCGTACTGGTGACATCGCCACCGGTGCCGAAGGCGAGATCCGCGTGGGCACCGCCGCCATGGGCGATGCGATCCTCGCCGGCCTCTGA
- the cysE gene encoding serine O-acetyltransferase translates to MAIGEVWEHLKRDGTTVVEQEPGLAHLLRDVVFLRSNMGEALSARLARRLAREDMTRAELEPLFNQIFGDHPELVSQAARDMMAIYERDPACFSPLEPLLFYKGFLALATYRVAHQLWLEERRWLALYLQSVMSEAFAVDIHPAARIGCGILLDHATSFVVGETAIIENDVSILHEVTLGGTGKDTGDRHPIVRSGVLLGAGAKILGRVEIGTGAKVGAGSVVLADVPPHTTVAGVPAVIVGVAREENPAGEMDQSLECRKSE, encoded by the coding sequence ATGGCTATCGGGGAGGTGTGGGAGCACCTGAAACGGGATGGCACGACGGTGGTGGAGCAGGAGCCGGGATTGGCCCACTTGCTCCGTGATGTGGTCTTCCTGCGCTCGAATATGGGAGAGGCCCTGTCCGCCCGCCTGGCGCGGCGGCTCGCCCGTGAGGACATGACCCGCGCGGAACTCGAGCCCCTGTTCAACCAGATCTTCGGCGATCATCCGGAGCTCGTGTCCCAGGCGGCACGGGACATGATGGCGATCTACGAGCGTGACCCGGCCTGCTTCTCTCCGCTGGAGCCGCTGCTGTTTTACAAGGGCTTTCTGGCACTGGCGACCTACCGGGTGGCGCACCAGTTGTGGCTGGAGGAGCGGCGCTGGCTGGCGCTGTATCTCCAGAGCGTGATGAGCGAGGCCTTCGCCGTGGACATCCACCCGGCGGCCCGGATCGGCTGCGGCATCCTGCTCGATCATGCCACCTCCTTCGTGGTCGGTGAGACGGCGATCATCGAAAACGACGTGTCGATCCTGCATGAGGTCACTCTCGGTGGTACCGGCAAGGACACGGGCGACCGTCATCCGATCGTGCGCTCCGGCGTGCTGCTGGGAGCCGGGGCGAAGATCCTCGGCCGGGTCGAGATTGGCACCGGGGCGAAGGTGGGGGCCGGATCGGTGGTGCTGGCCGATGTGCCGCCGCATACCACCGTGGCCGGCGTGCCGGCGGTGATCGTCGGCGTGGCACGGGAGGAAAATCCGGCGGGTGAGATGGACCAGTCGTTGGAGTGCCGGAAATCCGAGTGA
- a CDS encoding sensor histidine kinase — MRRFWMRSLTGQLIALMLFTLLLSQVVFYFINNDERDRSMRNVRQEEFIARAMAVARLIGTTDPIQHGEVIGAANTPVVRYWLSGKEPGDPMEWQQAARKRVLRALPTIHEITAYDDQTEYPPNPRLSESDVPLQPGPRWTLVTRGTGGQAAHLLDLEAWNGFGLASEAKPGLWLNAVYAKAEPTTLSRRYYVMLGVAALVLSGIAILAARRVGRPLRHLTVAAERLGRGEEIVPVPEAGADDIRHTAEAFNRMQSRLRRFVEDRTRMIAAISHDLRTPITSLRLRAEFIADPETREPMIATLDEMQAMTEAALAFSKGESITEPARSIDLAALLESLCDDLTAIGLDVSFEDGERIPWRCRPDALRRALRNVIENAVRYGERARVKLERAPGVLHILVDDDGPGMPEADFEKVFAPFVRLESSRNRDTGGVGLGLAIARSIVRSHGGDITLANREDVGLRVTIVLPGETLC, encoded by the coding sequence ATGAGACGCTTCTGGATGCGCAGCCTCACCGGGCAACTCATCGCGCTGATGCTGTTCACGCTCCTGCTCTCGCAGGTGGTGTTCTATTTCATCAACAACGACGAGCGCGACCGCTCGATGCGCAACGTACGTCAGGAAGAGTTCATCGCCCGCGCCATGGCCGTGGCACGCCTCATCGGCACCACCGATCCCATCCAGCACGGCGAGGTCATCGGTGCGGCGAACACGCCCGTCGTCCGCTATTGGCTAAGCGGGAAAGAACCCGGCGACCCGATGGAATGGCAGCAGGCCGCACGCAAGCGTGTGCTCCGCGCCCTGCCGACCATCCATGAGATCACCGCCTACGATGACCAGACGGAGTATCCACCCAACCCGCGCCTGAGCGAGAGCGACGTCCCCCTCCAGCCCGGCCCCAGGTGGACCCTGGTCACGCGCGGCACCGGCGGACAGGCCGCGCATTTGCTCGATCTCGAGGCATGGAACGGCTTCGGCCTCGCCAGCGAAGCGAAGCCCGGACTGTGGTTGAACGCGGTCTATGCCAAGGCCGAACCCACCACCCTTTCCCGCCGCTACTACGTCATGCTCGGTGTCGCCGCACTGGTACTTTCCGGCATCGCGATTCTCGCGGCACGACGTGTCGGCCGCCCGCTGCGTCACCTTACCGTCGCCGCCGAACGGCTCGGACGCGGCGAGGAAATCGTACCCGTTCCCGAAGCCGGTGCCGATGACATCCGCCACACCGCGGAAGCCTTCAACCGCATGCAGTCGCGCCTGCGCCGTTTCGTGGAGGATCGCACCCGCATGATCGCCGCGATCAGCCATGATCTCCGCACGCCGATCACCTCGCTGCGCCTGCGCGCCGAGTTCATCGCCGATCCGGAAACACGCGAACCGATGATCGCCACGCTCGATGAGATGCAGGCGATGACGGAAGCCGCTCTGGCGTTTTCCAAAGGCGAATCCATCACCGAGCCCGCGCGTTCCATCGATCTCGCCGCGCTGTTGGAAAGTCTTTGCGACGATCTCACCGCCATCGGCCTCGATGTCTCCTTCGAAGACGGCGAGCGCATCCCCTGGCGCTGCCGTCCGGACGCGCTGCGCCGTGCCTTGCGGAACGTGATCGAAAACGCCGTGCGCTACGGCGAACGCGCGCGCGTGAAACTCGAGCGCGCTCCCGGAGTCCTGCACATTCTCGTGGACGACGATGGCCCCGGCATGCCGGAAGCGGATTTTGAAAAGGTCTTCGCTCCTTTCGTGCGTTTGGAAAGCTCGCGCAATCGCGATACCGGCGGGGTCGGCCTCGGTCTTGCCATTGCACGCTCGATCGTGCGCTCGCATGGTGGAGACATCACGCTCGCCAACCGCGAGGATGTCGGCCTGCGCGTAACCATCGTGTTGCCAGGGGAGACGTTGTGTTAG
- a CDS encoding sulfatase-like hydrolase/transferase has translation MKHSWLLLAAALFGTAHAAEPKPNIVLINADDLGYAELGCYGQQKIKTPNLDKLAAGGERWTNYYCGAPVCSPSRNVLLTGRHGGGCDVQDLKRVDKSEGSKDAELKGDWPISQGAYTLHMALKKAGYDTATFGKWGLGEFGTSGAPDKHGTDVFYGYTDQRACHSFYPAFLWDNGRKDMLNDPEIPGHARQPEGPVDDAKYTGTKHASKEIAERMLEFVNSRQADGKPFFLYYAPTEPHVALQPPKEWLDKYPKEWDTEPYRGNNSYLPHSRPRAAYAAMISFLDHNVGQLIDALKAKGLDKNTIVVFTSDNGTTHDVGGVDHKFFNSVADLRGLKGQTYEGGIRVPGIVYWPGKVPAGKVVDQPGYDADIMPTLCALAGADAGQPYGDVLLPVWLGEKDKLESRKPMVWCTGGYGGQVAVRIGDMKAVRRDLFPTSKNGPSNWEVYNLSKDRGETTNLAATRRDVIEQAVAVMKKEYKAADGFPELRIFAPEKKEGEAAPSPGEAIFKSLDKDNDGRLTFEEWKSSPKGKALKPEHRQKAFNSLDKDNDKRINRDEFLTQFRN, from the coding sequence ATGAAACACTCCTGGTTGCTTCTCGCTGCCGCACTTTTCGGAACCGCCCACGCGGCGGAGCCAAAGCCGAACATCGTCCTCATCAATGCAGATGACCTCGGCTATGCCGAGCTCGGCTGCTACGGCCAGCAGAAGATCAAGACCCCGAACCTCGACAAGCTCGCGGCGGGCGGCGAGCGCTGGACCAACTACTACTGCGGCGCCCCCGTCTGCAGCCCCTCCCGCAACGTGCTCCTCACCGGCCGCCATGGTGGCGGCTGCGACGTGCAGGACCTCAAGCGCGTGGACAAGAGCGAGGGCAGCAAGGACGCCGAACTCAAGGGCGACTGGCCGATTTCCCAAGGAGCCTACACGCTTCACATGGCTCTGAAGAAGGCGGGCTACGACACCGCCACCTTCGGAAAATGGGGCCTCGGTGAGTTCGGCACCAGCGGCGCGCCGGACAAGCACGGCACGGATGTCTTCTACGGCTACACCGACCAACGCGCCTGCCACAGCTTCTATCCGGCATTCCTCTGGGACAACGGCCGCAAGGACATGCTCAACGATCCCGAGATCCCCGGCCATGCCCGCCAGCCGGAAGGTCCTGTCGATGACGCGAAATACACCGGCACCAAGCACGCATCGAAGGAGATCGCGGAGCGCATGCTGGAGTTCGTAAACAGCCGCCAGGCGGACGGCAAACCGTTCTTCCTCTACTACGCTCCGACCGAACCCCACGTGGCGCTCCAGCCGCCGAAGGAGTGGCTGGACAAGTATCCGAAGGAGTGGGACACCGAACCCTATCGCGGCAACAACAGCTACCTCCCCCACTCGCGTCCGCGGGCCGCGTACGCCGCGATGATTTCCTTTCTCGACCACAATGTCGGCCAGCTCATCGACGCGCTGAAGGCCAAGGGCCTCGACAAGAACACCATCGTGGTCTTCACCAGCGACAATGGCACCACCCACGATGTCGGCGGCGTGGATCACAAGTTCTTCAACTCCGTGGCCGACCTCCGCGGACTCAAAGGCCAGACCTACGAAGGCGGCATCCGCGTGCCGGGCATCGTCTATTGGCCCGGCAAGGTTCCCGCGGGCAAGGTGGTCGACCAGCCCGGTTACGATGCCGACATCATGCCAACACTGTGCGCGCTGGCGGGGGCTGATGCCGGCCAGCCATATGGCGACGTACTGCTGCCGGTGTGGCTCGGCGAGAAAGACAAGCTCGAATCCCGCAAGCCGATGGTGTGGTGTACCGGCGGCTATGGTGGCCAGGTGGCCGTGCGCATCGGGGACATGAAGGCGGTCCGCCGCGATCTTTTCCCCACAAGCAAGAACGGCCCTTCCAACTGGGAGGTCTATAACCTCTCAAAGGACCGTGGCGAAACCACCAACCTCGCCGCCACCCGCCGCGACGTGATCGAGCAGGCCGTGGCCGTGATGAAGAAGGAATACAAGGCGGCCGACGGCTTCCCGGAACTCCGGATCTTCGCACCGGAAAAGAAGGAGGGCGAAGCCGCGCCCTCCCCCGGTGAAGCCATCTTCAAGAGCCTCGACAAGGACAACGACGGCCGGCTCACCTTCGAGGAATGGAAGTCCAGCCCGAAGGGGAAGGCGCTCAAGCCCGAGCACCGCCAGAAGGCCTTCAACAGCCTGGACAAGGACAACGACAAACGGATCAACCGCGATGAGTTCCTGACCCAGTTCCGGAACTGA